In the Cystobacter fuscus DSM 2262 genome, one interval contains:
- a CDS encoding PA0069 family radical SAM protein, with protein sequence MKPRPVSNPPNPWDTTAVEYLEEIPPTKLEVLEDHSREVLGRNDSPDVGFTWSVNPYRGCLHACAYCYARPYHEYLGFGAGTDFETKLVVKPRAAQLLRDAFERKSWKGETVAFSGVTDCYQPLEASLRLTRACLEVCAEYRNPVGIITKGPLIERDLDVLQTLAQKARLTVAITLPFHDEAVAHAMEPYVASPRRRLLTIERLASAGISVCVAVAPLIPGLNDEDMVRVLTAAKEAGATRAFSTLLRLPGPVQGVFEQRLREKLPLRAERVLHRIRETRGGELNDPRFRVRMRGEGLYADTLHQLFSSTARRLGLNTSAPMEVDGDKESPFRRPMKSGTQLSFF encoded by the coding sequence GTGAAGCCGCGTCCCGTCTCCAATCCGCCCAACCCCTGGGACACCACCGCCGTGGAGTACCTGGAGGAGATTCCTCCCACGAAGCTGGAGGTGCTCGAGGACCACAGCCGCGAGGTGCTCGGACGCAACGACAGCCCCGACGTGGGCTTCACCTGGAGCGTCAACCCGTACCGCGGCTGCCTCCATGCCTGCGCGTACTGCTACGCCCGGCCCTACCACGAGTACCTCGGCTTCGGCGCCGGCACCGACTTCGAGACGAAGCTCGTGGTGAAGCCCCGCGCCGCGCAGCTCCTGCGTGACGCCTTCGAGCGCAAGAGCTGGAAGGGCGAGACGGTCGCCTTCAGTGGCGTCACCGACTGCTACCAGCCCCTCGAGGCCTCGCTCCGCCTCACGCGCGCCTGCCTGGAGGTGTGCGCCGAGTACCGCAACCCCGTGGGCATCATCACCAAGGGGCCCCTCATCGAGCGCGACCTGGACGTGCTCCAGACACTCGCCCAGAAAGCAAGGCTGACGGTGGCCATCACCCTCCCCTTCCATGACGAGGCCGTGGCGCACGCCATGGAGCCCTATGTGGCCTCACCCCGCCGGCGCCTGCTCACCATCGAGCGGCTCGCCTCCGCGGGCATCTCCGTGTGCGTGGCCGTCGCCCCCCTCATCCCCGGGCTCAACGACGAGGACATGGTGCGCGTGCTCACCGCGGCGAAGGAGGCGGGCGCCACCCGGGCCTTCTCCACCCTGCTGCGCCTGCCCGGCCCCGTACAGGGCGTCTTCGAGCAGCGGCTGCGCGAGAAGCTCCCCCTGCGCGCCGAGCGCGTCCTGCACCGCATCCGCGAGACGCGCGGCGGCGAGCTCAACGACCCGCGCTTCCGCGTCCGCATGCGGGGGGAGGGCCTCTACGCCGACACCCTCCATCAGCTCTTCTCCTCCACCGCGCGCCGCTTGGGGCTGAACACGAGCGCGCCCATGGAGGTGGACGGCGACAAGGAGAGCCCCTTTCGCCGCCCCATGAAGTCCGGCACCCAGCTCAGCTTCTTCTGA